The following are from one region of the Streptomyces tuirus genome:
- a CDS encoding cytochrome P450: MNGCVPESEQAWTVGTAPGIFPSVGHGIALFRRPLKFLNSLPAQGDLVEIRLGPQRAWMVCHPELVHRMLRDTRTFDKGGPQYERLRALMGDGVVTCPHAEHRRQRRLLQPTFRPTAVAAQTDAMAEEAAALCRDWRTGQEIDVSAATLGLTTRLISRLLLSDSLGPAAADEVRHCLAAIVRGLFARTVVPVDALFRLPTPANRRYRRAVERVRELIDEAIAERRRGTPRDDLLGLLLMAAETGDAGAPVTDREVHDQLVSLLLTGSESPSMCLASTFSLLAQHPEVERRLHAEVDTVLAGRLPDVDDLPRLVYTRSVLTETLRHSPPGWLFTRVTTREAELAGRRLPRGTTVLYSPYLLHHDPASFPEPDRFLPERWLEGEAATGPHGALIPFAAGNRKCIGDLFSMAEMTVALATVAGRWRLRHPAGRVAPPRPGATLGPRSLTMICTSRADAPGGAAPHAAALAPGAAPAASGVEHTRRDGDNGVHHT, translated from the coding sequence ATGAACGGCTGCGTCCCTGAATCGGAACAGGCGTGGACGGTTGGTACTGCTCCAGGCATATTCCCATCCGTCGGCCACGGTATCGCCTTGTTCCGCCGGCCGCTGAAGTTTCTGAATTCTCTTCCCGCACAGGGCGATCTGGTCGAGATACGCCTGGGCCCGCAGCGTGCGTGGATGGTGTGCCACCCGGAGCTGGTCCACCGAATGCTCCGCGACACCCGCACGTTCGACAAGGGCGGACCGCAGTACGAGAGGCTGCGGGCGCTGATGGGCGACGGCGTCGTCACCTGCCCGCATGCCGAACACCGGCGCCAGCGCCGGTTGCTGCAACCCACCTTCCGCCCCACCGCAGTCGCCGCGCAGACGGACGCGATGGCCGAGGAGGCCGCCGCGCTGTGCCGCGACTGGCGCACGGGGCAGGAGATCGATGTCAGCGCCGCCACGCTGGGCCTGACGACCCGGCTGATCAGCCGGCTCCTGCTCTCCGACTCGCTCGGCCCGGCCGCGGCCGACGAGGTGCGGCACTGCCTCGCCGCCATCGTGCGCGGCCTGTTCGCGCGCACGGTCGTGCCGGTCGACGCGCTGTTCCGTCTTCCCACGCCCGCGAACCGCCGCTACCGGCGCGCGGTGGAGCGGGTGCGCGAGCTCATCGACGAGGCCATCGCCGAACGCCGCCGGGGCACTCCCCGCGACGATCTGCTCGGCCTTCTGCTGATGGCCGCCGAGACCGGGGACGCCGGGGCTCCGGTCACCGACCGGGAGGTCCACGACCAGCTGGTGTCCCTCCTGCTCACCGGTTCCGAGAGCCCGTCGATGTGCCTGGCCTCCACCTTCAGCCTCCTCGCGCAACACCCGGAGGTGGAGCGGCGGTTGCACGCGGAGGTCGACACCGTCCTCGCCGGCCGGTTACCCGACGTCGACGATCTGCCGCGCCTGGTCTACACGAGGTCCGTCCTCACCGAAACGCTGCGCCACTCCCCGCCCGGCTGGCTCTTCACCCGGGTCACGACCCGGGAGGCGGAGCTGGCCGGACGCCGGCTGCCACGGGGGACCACGGTCCTGTACAGCCCGTATCTCCTGCATCACGACCCCGCCTCGTTCCCCGAGCCCGACCGGTTCCTGCCCGAGCGCTGGCTGGAGGGTGAAGCCGCCACCGGTCCGCACGGGGCGCTGATCCCGTTCGCCGCGGGCAACCGCAAGTGCATCGGCGACCTGTTCTCCATGGCCGAGATGACCGTGGCCCTGGCGACCGTCGCCGGCCGGTGGCGGCTACGGCATCCGGCCGGGCGCGTCGCACCACCGCGTCCCGGGGCGACGCTGGGACCGAGGTCCCTGACGATGATCTGCACATCACGGGCGGACGCACCGGGCGGCGCCGCGCCGCACGCCGCCGCCCTCGCACCCGGAGCCGCACCGGCGGCGTCCGGGGTGGAGCACACCCGGAGGGACGGTGACAACGGTGTCCACCACACATGA
- a CDS encoding response regulator transcription factor, with the protein MIRVLLVEQTRLVRGAFAALLSREDDIEVVAEADGDGDVLARALVYRPDVAVIGVDSREGEEIAVRGELRARLPECRMLLMMASTTPERLRRMLDLHAAGVISTNAPPDRLVHGVRKLVRGQRFVDPEFALAALDAGANPLTPREVEVLRLTADGTPTREIAERLCLSTATVRNHLSAITRKTGGRNRIDAIRIATESGWV; encoded by the coding sequence GTGATCCGTGTTCTTCTCGTCGAGCAGACCCGTCTCGTGCGGGGAGCCTTCGCCGCTCTGCTGTCGCGGGAGGACGACATCGAGGTCGTCGCCGAGGCCGACGGCGACGGCGACGTCCTCGCGCGTGCCCTGGTGTACCGGCCGGACGTGGCGGTGATCGGCGTGGACTCCAGGGAGGGCGAGGAGATCGCCGTCCGGGGCGAGCTGCGGGCGCGGCTGCCGGAGTGCCGGATGCTGCTGATGATGGCCTCGACGACACCCGAGCGGCTGCGCCGCATGCTCGATCTGCACGCCGCCGGTGTCATCAGCACCAACGCCCCGCCGGACCGGCTGGTCCACGGTGTCCGCAAGCTGGTGCGGGGGCAGCGATTCGTCGACCCCGAGTTCGCGCTGGCCGCGCTGGACGCGGGAGCGAACCCGCTGACCCCGCGCGAGGTGGAGGTGCTGCGGCTGACCGCCGACGGCACGCCCACCCGGGAGATCGCCGAGCGGCTGTGCCTGTCCACGGCCACGGTCCGCAACCATCTGTCCGCGATCACCCGCAAGACGGGCGGCCGCAACCGGATCGACGCGATCAGGATCGCCACGGAGTCGGGCTGGGTGTGA
- a CDS encoding MFS transporter yields the protein MALLVIASCQLMVVLDITIVNIALPHIQSDLEFSTTSLSWVVNAYTLTFGGLLLLGGRAGDILGRRRVFVFGVLLFVFASLLGGFAQNAGQLLGARALQGVGGAIASPTSLALISTTFREGPERNRAFGVFAAVSAGGGAIGLLAGGMLVEWLNWRWVLFVNVPIGLLIVLATPRFIRESERHPGRFDITGALTSTAGMVLLVYGFIRAAQDGWRDPLTLASFAGAVVVLAAFILVERRSKQPITPLHMFADRNRAGTYGIMLCLAAAIFGMFFFLTLFVQNVLGFSPLAAGLAFLPVSAVIAIGAGLASRFLPVYGPKPFMVVGAILAAAGLAWLTLTDVHSTYAGSVLGPMLVFSLGMGMEFVSLTLMALSDVPTPETGAASGLLNATQQVGGSLGLSILVTMYGTASTNEAAKQVPDFLRQATPAERIRFERTGQLPKPWSDEILTAGVSAAFIMAAIFTAVAALIALVVIQVRPSDLERLKGGASPGPM from the coding sequence ATGGCGCTGCTGGTCATCGCCTCCTGCCAGTTGATGGTGGTCCTCGACATCACCATCGTGAACATCGCGCTGCCGCACATCCAGAGCGACCTGGAGTTCTCCACCACGAGCCTGTCCTGGGTGGTGAACGCCTACACCCTCACCTTCGGCGGCCTGCTGCTGCTCGGCGGCCGGGCCGGAGACATCCTGGGCCGGCGGCGCGTCTTCGTCTTCGGCGTGCTGCTCTTCGTGTTCGCCTCGCTCCTCGGCGGATTCGCCCAGAATGCCGGCCAACTCCTCGGCGCCCGCGCCTTGCAGGGCGTCGGCGGCGCCATCGCCTCCCCGACCTCCCTCGCCCTGATCAGCACCACCTTCCGCGAGGGACCGGAACGCAACCGCGCCTTCGGCGTCTTCGCCGCGGTCTCGGCCGGCGGCGGCGCGATCGGCCTGCTCGCCGGCGGCATGCTGGTGGAGTGGCTGAACTGGCGGTGGGTGCTGTTCGTCAACGTGCCCATCGGCCTGCTCATCGTGCTCGCCACACCGCGCTTCATCAGGGAGTCCGAACGCCACCCAGGGCGCTTCGACATCACCGGCGCACTGACCTCCACCGCGGGCATGGTGCTGCTCGTCTACGGCTTCATCAGAGCAGCGCAGGACGGCTGGCGTGACCCCCTGACCCTGGCCTCGTTCGCCGGCGCGGTCGTCGTCCTGGCGGCCTTCATCCTGGTGGAGCGGCGTTCGAAACAGCCCATCACGCCGCTGCACATGTTCGCCGACCGCAACCGCGCGGGCACCTACGGCATCATGCTGTGCCTGGCCGCCGCCATCTTCGGCATGTTCTTCTTCCTCACGCTCTTCGTGCAGAACGTGCTCGGGTTCAGCCCGCTCGCGGCCGGACTGGCGTTCCTGCCGGTCAGCGCGGTCATCGCCATCGGCGCCGGACTGGCCTCGCGGTTCCTGCCCGTCTACGGACCCAAGCCGTTCATGGTGGTCGGCGCGATCCTGGCGGCGGCGGGCCTGGCCTGGCTGACCCTGACCGACGTTCACTCCACGTACGCGGGCAGCGTCCTCGGCCCCATGCTCGTCTTCAGCCTGGGCATGGGCATGGAGTTCGTGTCGCTGACCCTCATGGCGCTGTCCGACGTGCCCACGCCGGAGACCGGTGCGGCCTCGGGACTCCTCAACGCCACCCAGCAGGTCGGCGGCTCCCTGGGCCTGTCCATCCTGGTCACGATGTACGGCACGGCCAGCACCAACGAGGCGGCCAAGCAGGTCCCGGACTTCCTCCGGCAGGCGACCCCGGCCGAACGCATCCGGTTCGAACGCACCGGGCAGCTGCCCAAGCCCTGGTCCGACGAGATCCTGACCGCCGGAGTGTCGGCCGCCTTCATCATGGCGGCGATCTTCACCGCGGTCGCCGCGCTGATCGCCCTGGTCGTCATCCAGGTCCGCCCCTCCGACCTGGAACGCCTCAAGGGAGGAGCGAGCCCCGGCCCGATGTGA
- a CDS encoding DUF779 domain-containing protein, which produces MTVRTGRVELTPAAEELLRRLTGAHGPVMFHQSGGCCDGSAPMCYPRGEFRVGASDILLGHVAGDTPFWMSADQFTYWSHTHLTVDVVPGRGSGFSLEAPEGVRFLLRSRLLTDEELHRLDSEPPLPNGADHTA; this is translated from the coding sequence ATGACTGTGCGCACAGGACGTGTCGAACTGACCCCCGCCGCCGAGGAACTGCTGCGGCGGCTGACCGGGGCGCACGGGCCGGTGATGTTCCACCAGTCCGGCGGCTGCTGCGACGGCAGCGCCCCGATGTGCTATCCGCGCGGCGAGTTCCGGGTCGGGGCCTCGGACATCCTGCTGGGGCACGTGGCCGGGGACACCCCGTTCTGGATGAGCGCGGACCAGTTCACGTACTGGTCGCACACCCATCTCACCGTGGACGTGGTCCCCGGCCGGGGCAGCGGCTTCTCCCTGGAAGCCCCCGAGGGCGTCCGCTTCCTGCTCCGTTCCCGCCTCCTCACCGACGAGGAACTGCACCGCCTCGACTCGGAACCGCCGTTGCCGAACGGGGCGGACCACACCGCCTAG
- a CDS encoding ATP-binding protein — protein sequence MAHQLRQPTPEDRPLLERRKELQALDSALTGLRNTVDGVPQAPRGGLLAFTAPGGMGKTALLHQARARARAQGFTVLSGRAGEKEQELAFHLVRQVVQPALASMDEQELRTFLGGWYDIVAAALGLVATPSGHVPDPTGVRDGLDWVMTRLAVMKAPVVLLLDDLHWADVESLSWLASFAPRAVDLSMLIVVAFRPELPLEAAAFSAPSADLGSRPFTLAPLSAAAVARIIRDEVGEEAEDAFCEECWEVTGGSPFEAVELSIRLGERNLRGTGDELPAMRDLAAAVKGPGLIERLQGLGTSTVRFAYAAAVLGQAISPELAARIAAIGNTAAAEATQKLRAARILADGEGPGGSLEFVHPLIATTIYRSIRTSLREGMHNSAAEAVRAAGLGHAAAARHLLEVPCEGSSEAVDCLRRAAREALHSGAPEAARRLLNRALQEPPLPEERAALLHELACATFLINPTATVAHLREALAEPDIDPELRASMVYRLTQALAHTDRMAEAATVAAQEAQRAAAHPRIRLRMQGDHFVWSAFRTDEADSAGRSRKLARLADRLSGRGLEERYILGSRAWDAMMCGEPRQKALAYAEEALRGGLSWTHENRGFEVPVSVALVFMYCDQPRRAEELFAKGMAECESKGWRGSHLALGQTLSGYIRYRRGCLAEAENLVREGLRIADRVEGGVPAQWFAIGILIQTLLARGRVIAARRLADTYHYGDNVPNAVIYPDPRTVYAELLLAEGRPDDAAPLLSRVGAWLDGRDWRNPAWCPWQLGLASALSRSAPDRAVRHARDAVKRARDFGAASAIGQAMHAQAEVTGGEAGLDLHAQAVDHLQRSPAAYELARALVGHGAALARAGRLHDAADRLYQGLEGAVHCGAEGLAARARRELSAAGLRPLPLRYPQTDTLTAQERTAAEMTARGQAAAVVAKALRLTEQGVRQLLSSVYRKVGTDAAGLAEALETFPRPRP from the coding sequence ATGGCGCATCAGCTGCGGCAACCCACGCCCGAGGACCGGCCGTTGCTCGAGCGCCGCAAGGAGCTCCAAGCGCTCGACTCGGCACTGACGGGCCTGCGGAACACCGTCGACGGCGTGCCCCAGGCGCCCCGGGGCGGGCTCCTCGCCTTCACCGCGCCCGGTGGCATGGGCAAGACGGCCCTGCTGCACCAGGCCCGGGCCCGCGCCCGGGCGCAGGGATTCACCGTGCTGTCGGGCAGGGCCGGTGAGAAGGAGCAGGAACTGGCTTTCCACCTGGTGCGCCAGGTCGTCCAGCCCGCGCTGGCGTCGATGGACGAGCAGGAGCTGCGCACCTTCCTGGGCGGCTGGTACGACATCGTCGCCGCCGCACTGGGCCTGGTCGCGACGCCGAGCGGCCATGTGCCGGACCCGACCGGGGTCCGCGACGGTCTCGACTGGGTGATGACGCGCCTCGCCGTGATGAAGGCGCCCGTCGTCCTGCTCCTGGACGACCTGCACTGGGCGGACGTGGAGTCGCTGAGCTGGCTCGCCTCGTTCGCGCCGAGGGCCGTGGACCTGTCGATGCTGATCGTCGTGGCCTTCCGGCCCGAACTGCCCCTCGAGGCCGCTGCCTTCAGCGCACCCTCCGCCGATCTGGGGAGCCGCCCCTTCACCCTGGCACCGCTCAGCGCCGCGGCCGTGGCCCGGATCATCCGGGACGAGGTCGGCGAGGAAGCCGAGGACGCGTTCTGCGAGGAGTGCTGGGAGGTCACCGGAGGAAGCCCGTTCGAGGCCGTGGAACTCTCCATCAGGCTCGGCGAGCGCAACCTCAGGGGCACCGGTGACGAGCTGCCCGCGATGCGCGACCTGGCGGCCGCGGTGAAGGGGCCCGGGCTGATCGAACGGCTCCAGGGCCTCGGCACCAGCACCGTCCGCTTCGCCTACGCGGCGGCCGTCCTCGGGCAGGCCATCTCACCCGAACTGGCCGCCCGGATCGCGGCGATCGGCAACACGGCGGCGGCCGAAGCCACGCAGAAGCTGCGCGCCGCCCGCATCCTGGCCGACGGCGAGGGGCCCGGCGGGAGTCTGGAGTTCGTCCACCCGCTGATCGCCACCACGATCTACCGGTCCATCCGAACGAGCCTGCGGGAAGGCATGCACAACTCGGCCGCCGAGGCCGTCAGGGCGGCCGGGCTCGGCCACGCCGCCGCGGCCCGGCACCTGCTGGAGGTGCCCTGCGAGGGCAGCTCCGAGGCGGTGGACTGTCTGCGCCGGGCCGCGCGTGAAGCCCTGCACTCGGGTGCCCCGGAGGCGGCCCGGCGGCTGCTGAACCGGGCGCTGCAGGAGCCGCCGCTGCCGGAGGAGCGCGCCGCGCTGCTGCACGAACTCGCCTGCGCGACCTTCCTCATCAACCCCACGGCCACCGTGGCACATCTGCGGGAGGCCCTCGCGGAACCGGACATCGACCCGGAGCTGCGCGCCTCGATGGTGTACCGGCTGACCCAGGCACTGGCCCACACCGACCGGATGGCGGAGGCCGCGACGGTGGCCGCCCAGGAGGCGCAGCGGGCCGCCGCCCATCCCCGGATCCGGCTGCGGATGCAGGGGGACCACTTCGTGTGGAGCGCGTTCCGCACCGACGAGGCGGACTCGGCGGGCCGTTCGCGGAAGCTGGCCCGGCTCGCCGACCGCCTGTCCGGTCGCGGCCTCGAGGAGCGCTACATCCTGGGGTCGCGCGCCTGGGACGCCATGATGTGCGGCGAGCCGCGGCAGAAGGCGCTCGCCTACGCCGAGGAGGCGCTGCGCGGCGGGCTGAGCTGGACGCATGAGAACCGGGGCTTCGAGGTACCCGTCTCGGTCGCGCTGGTGTTCATGTACTGCGACCAGCCGCGACGGGCCGAGGAACTGTTCGCCAAGGGCATGGCCGAGTGCGAGTCAAAGGGCTGGCGCGGCTCCCACCTGGCGCTGGGCCAGACGCTCTCCGGGTACATCCGGTACCGCCGCGGCTGCCTGGCCGAGGCCGAGAACCTGGTACGGGAGGGCCTGCGCATCGCCGACCGGGTGGAAGGCGGGGTACCCGCCCAGTGGTTCGCCATCGGCATCCTGATCCAGACCCTCCTGGCCCGTGGCCGCGTCATCGCGGCACGCCGGCTCGCCGACACCTACCACTACGGCGACAACGTCCCGAACGCCGTCATCTACCCCGATCCGCGCACCGTCTACGCCGAGCTGCTCCTGGCGGAGGGCCGGCCCGACGACGCCGCTCCCCTGCTGTCCCGCGTCGGCGCGTGGCTGGACGGCCGGGACTGGCGCAACCCCGCGTGGTGTCCCTGGCAGCTCGGACTGGCCTCGGCTCTGTCCCGCAGCGCGCCCGACCGGGCGGTGCGCCATGCGCGGGACGCCGTGAAGCGGGCCCGGGACTTCGGCGCGGCATCGGCGATCGGCCAGGCCATGCACGCCCAGGCGGAGGTGACGGGCGGTGAGGCGGGGCTCGATCTGCACGCGCAGGCCGTCGACCACCTCCAGCGGTCGCCCGCCGCGTACGAACTGGCCCGCGCCCTGGTGGGTCACGGCGCCGCGCTGGCCCGCGCGGGACGGCTGCACGACGCCGCCGACCGGCTCTACCAGGGCCTCGAAGGAGCCGTGCACTGCGGTGCCGAGGGCCTGGCCGCCCGGGCGCGGCGGGAGCTGTCCGCCGCCGGGCTGCGGCCGCTGCCCCTGCGCTACCCGCAGACGGACACGCTCACCGCGCAGGAGCGCACGGCCGCCGAGATGACGGCACGGGGCCAGGCCGCTGCGGTCGTTGCCAAGGCACTGCGCCTCACCGAGCAGGGTGTGCGGCAGCTGCTGTCGTCCGTGTACCGCAAGGTCGGCACGGATGCGGCGGGCCTGGCCGAGGCCCTGGAGACGTTCCCCCGGCCGCGGCCGTGA
- a CDS encoding (-)-alpha-amorphene synthase, protein MSTTHEERAAVARDVIPAATLVELIDAHLYMPFPFRRNPQEPAAAAGVDDWLRVTGLSDEPGVAAMISHTRPAELASYNSPDADPGILQLVAHQIAYQFVFDDRAEEVGRHRPGHLLPMLCESIAVLRDEAAPSTPLGAALSDLYRQIRERCTPAQAARWAWKSREYVHGLLYEAVAQVHPSPLRSGLCTSIRSLTAGVEPFYPLCEAAQPCELTSGELHHPLMRRLSRLSADAAVWIPDLFSSVKEQRSGEMINLALAYQRAHHCSLPVAVTLAIQQINRTIREFERTYAEIEPELSPSGVGYVEGMAGWIRGCYYWSRTVPRYADAAALALP, encoded by the coding sequence GTGTCCACCACACATGAGGAGAGGGCGGCCGTCGCGCGGGACGTGATTCCCGCTGCCACCCTGGTCGAACTGATCGACGCCCACCTCTACATGCCCTTCCCGTTCCGGCGCAATCCTCAGGAGCCGGCCGCCGCGGCGGGGGTCGACGACTGGCTGCGCGTGACCGGGCTGAGCGACGAGCCCGGGGTCGCGGCCATGATCTCCCACACCCGCCCGGCCGAGCTGGCGTCCTACAACAGCCCTGACGCGGATCCCGGCATCCTGCAGCTCGTCGCTCACCAGATCGCCTACCAGTTCGTCTTCGACGACCGGGCCGAGGAGGTCGGCCGCCACCGGCCCGGCCACCTGCTGCCGATGCTGTGCGAGAGCATCGCGGTCCTGCGCGACGAGGCAGCGCCCAGCACCCCGCTGGGCGCGGCGTTGTCCGACCTCTACCGGCAGATCCGCGAGCGGTGCACACCGGCGCAGGCCGCGCGGTGGGCGTGGAAGAGCCGCGAGTACGTGCACGGACTGCTGTACGAGGCGGTGGCGCAGGTCCACCCCTCACCCCTGCGGTCCGGGCTGTGCACCTCGATACGGTCCCTCACCGCGGGCGTCGAACCCTTCTACCCGCTGTGCGAGGCCGCGCAGCCGTGCGAGCTGACCTCCGGGGAACTCCACCACCCGCTCATGCGGCGCCTGAGCCGGCTGTCGGCCGACGCGGCGGTGTGGATCCCCGACCTGTTCTCCTCGGTCAAGGAGCAGCGGTCCGGCGAAATGATCAACCTGGCCCTCGCCTACCAGCGGGCCCACCACTGCTCCCTGCCGGTGGCCGTCACCCTGGCCATCCAGCAGATCAACCGCACGATCCGCGAGTTCGAGAGGACTTACGCGGAGATCGAACCGGAGTTGAGCCCTTCGGGCGTCGGCTATGTGGAAGGCATGGCCGGCTGGATCCGCGGCTGCTACTACTGGTCGCGCACCGTGCCGCGCTACGCGGACGCGGCGGCCCTGGCGCTGCCGTGA
- a CDS encoding cytochrome P450, producing the protein MESQRGDGGPVDLDDTSLEELAPEPLLTRDYETRPALVYERLRQQHGPVAPVDLLGVPAWLVLGYRESLQVLQDDDGWPKGLENWRARSEGRVPADWPLGPSLEVNHILIQGGAGYRPLRTAWDVALKPFQDPRHPQAKRLKAAVTAYADELITLLGQGGRTGVADLSAQFSRPLPLMVASHLLGFPGSQGDDALMDMWRVLDAGPDAEAALERLLATLAELAALKLEKPGDDFPSHLLAAHPDLSLDHLARELFMLLGMTSDHVGILISNTVVEVISGEGGVRASLSAGMVRETMNRVVMRKPPLVNFVPRFAARDTQLGTYTIRAGDPVWVSPGAAHADPLFADHVASGTAISTRAHLSWGAGPRQCPARELASAVAAAGVGRLFERFHHLDLALPADQLPWRSSPFMRGLRSLPVHYELASAPPPRPWAEDPAPGVAEEILPDPSARQRSSLWRYLTGLIRGGR; encoded by the coding sequence ATGGAATCCCAGCGGGGTGACGGCGGACCCGTGGACCTGGACGACACGAGTCTGGAAGAACTCGCCCCCGAACCCTTGCTGACCAGGGACTACGAGACGCGCCCCGCGCTCGTGTACGAGCGGTTGCGGCAGCAGCACGGGCCGGTCGCGCCCGTCGACCTGCTGGGGGTGCCGGCCTGGCTGGTCCTCGGCTACCGCGAGTCGCTCCAGGTGCTCCAGGACGACGACGGCTGGCCCAAGGGCCTGGAGAACTGGCGGGCCCGCTCCGAGGGCAGGGTGCCGGCCGACTGGCCGCTCGGACCGTCCCTGGAGGTCAACCACATCCTCATCCAGGGCGGCGCAGGCTACCGGCCGCTGCGCACCGCCTGGGACGTCGCCCTCAAGCCCTTCCAGGACCCCCGCCACCCCCAGGCCAAACGCCTGAAGGCCGCCGTCACCGCCTACGCCGACGAACTGATCACCCTGCTCGGCCAGGGCGGCAGGACCGGCGTGGCCGACCTGTCCGCGCAGTTCTCCCGGCCGCTGCCGCTGATGGTGGCCAGCCATCTGCTGGGCTTCCCCGGCTCGCAGGGCGACGACGCGCTGATGGACATGTGGCGCGTGCTCGACGCGGGCCCGGACGCCGAGGCGGCCCTGGAGCGCCTGCTGGCGACGCTGGCCGAACTGGCCGCGCTGAAACTGGAGAAGCCGGGCGACGACTTCCCCTCCCACCTGCTGGCCGCCCACCCGGACCTGTCGCTCGACCACCTCGCCCGCGAGCTGTTCATGCTGCTCGGCATGACCTCCGACCACGTCGGCATCCTCATCTCCAACACCGTCGTGGAGGTCATCTCGGGTGAGGGCGGCGTGCGCGCCAGCCTGTCCGCCGGGATGGTCAGGGAGACCATGAACCGGGTGGTCATGCGCAAGCCGCCCCTGGTCAACTTCGTCCCGCGTTTCGCGGCGAGGGACACACAGCTCGGCACCTACACGATCCGGGCCGGCGACCCGGTGTGGGTCTCCCCGGGCGCCGCCCACGCCGACCCGCTCTTCGCCGACCACGTCGCGTCGGGCACCGCCATCAGCACCCGGGCCCACCTGTCCTGGGGAGCCGGACCGCGCCAGTGCCCGGCGCGGGAACTCGCCTCGGCGGTCGCGGCGGCCGGCGTGGGGCGCCTCTTCGAGCGGTTCCACCACCTCGACCTGGCCCTGCCCGCCGACCAACTGCCCTGGCGCTCCTCACCGTTCATGCGGGGCCTGCGCTCCCTGCCCGTGCACTACGAGCTGGCCTCCGCGCCGCCTCCGAGGCCCTGGGCGGAGGACCCCGCGCCCGGGGTGGCCGAGGAGATCCTGCCGGACCCCTCCGCCCGGCAGCGCTCCTCGCTGTGGCGCTATCTGACGGGCCTCATCCGCGGCGGCCGCTGA
- a CDS encoding phosphotransferase family protein, with amino-acid sequence MTETDAQGADRWVQHFARRGYPRARPLASGMEGAVYRLQDGTVAKVWAGRAPEDFDLTRRLYADIARHPLPFATPRILDAEEHDGVLVSYERELGGSPLRSDGDGRRPARDLPRRETDALLTVLRALASVPGSEVMRRLVIQGDDRPLWQGHSRFSDALAALVERAVGRNRDALAAHVPGLAGVVSRTAASLRALPDRPESVVHGDLVPPNIHLDEAGHPVAVLDFGFCTTAGDPAFEAAVTAAVWDMYGPDAAHHTAELTRLFARALGHAEEILELYRKAYALITYDLFGMGPQDGHFRWCAAQLR; translated from the coding sequence ATGACCGAGACCGACGCGCAGGGAGCCGACCGCTGGGTCCAGCACTTCGCCCGGCGCGGATACCCGCGCGCCCGGCCGCTCGCCTCCGGCATGGAAGGGGCCGTCTACCGGCTCCAGGACGGGACCGTCGCCAAGGTGTGGGCCGGGCGGGCCCCCGAGGACTTCGACCTCACCCGACGGCTCTACGCCGACATCGCCCGGCACCCCCTGCCCTTCGCCACGCCGAGGATCCTCGACGCCGAGGAGCACGACGGGGTGCTCGTCAGCTATGAACGGGAGCTCGGCGGAAGCCCGTTGCGCTCCGACGGGGACGGCAGGCGCCCCGCCCGTGACCTGCCCCGCCGGGAGACCGACGCCCTGCTCACCGTCCTGCGCGCACTGGCCTCCGTGCCGGGCAGCGAGGTCATGCGGCGCCTGGTGATCCAGGGGGACGACCGGCCGCTGTGGCAGGGCCACTCCCGCTTCTCCGACGCGCTCGCCGCCCTCGTGGAACGGGCCGTCGGCCGCAACCGGGACGCCCTCGCCGCGCACGTGCCGGGACTGGCCGGCGTCGTGTCCCGTACCGCCGCCTCGCTGCGGGCGCTGCCCGACCGGCCCGAGAGTGTCGTCCACGGGGACCTGGTGCCGCCCAACATCCACCTGGACGAGGCCGGACACCCGGTCGCCGTCCTCGACTTCGGCTTCTGCACCACCGCCGGCGACCCCGCCTTCGAGGCCGCCGTCACGGCCGCCGTCTGGGACATGTACGGACCCGACGCCGCCCACCACACCGCCGAGCTGACCCGTCTGTTCGCCCGCGCACTGGGCCATGCCGAAGAGATCCTGGAGCTCTACCGGAAGGCCTACGCCCTCATCACGTACGACCTCTTCGGCATGGGCCCGCAGGACGGGCACTTCCGCTGGTGCGCCGCCCAGTTGCGGTGA